Part of the Candidatus Methylomirabilis tolerans genome is shown below.
CCAGCCCGCCGGAGTACGCAAGAACGATCTTCTTTACTCGCTTCGCCTGGATTTGTGATTTCATCGGAGCTTTTGTCATCCCCATTACGGTGTGTGATGTCCCAATAGCGTCACCAGGATCGCTTTCTGGACATGCAATCGGTTCTCGGCCTCGTCGTACACGATCGAATGCGGGCCATCGAGGACCTCGTCGGTAATCTCTTCGCCGCGGTGGGCAGGCAGGCAGTGCATGACCAGGACGTCGGGTTTGGCCAGTCGGACCAGCGCCGCATCGACCTGAAATCCCCGGAAGTCATGCCGCCGCTTCGCCGCCTCTGCCTCCTGGCCCATGCTGGTCCAGACATCGGTGTACAGAACATCGGCTCCCTCCGCCGCAGCCCTCACATCGTTCAGCAACGTAATGCGTCCACCGGAGGCTTCAGCCTCCTGGCGAGAGGCAGCCACGATACCAGCGTCCGGCTCGTACCCTTCGGGGCAGGCCACGTTGAGATCAATTCCGATCTTCGCCGCACCGTACAGCCATGAATGACAGACGTTATTGCCGTCACCGATGTAGGCAACCTTCACGCCGTGCAGCATGCCGCACTTTTCCTGAAGGGTAAAAAGATCCGCAAGAATCTGGCACGGGTGAGTCAGGTCGCTCAGTCCATTGATGACCGGGATAGCCGCATGGCGGGCCAGTTCTTCGACGGTCTGGTGGGTAAATGTTCGCGCTACAATCCCATCCACCCATCGTTCGAGATTTTTCGCCACATCCTTGACGGTTTCCCGTTTTCCCACCTGAATGTCAGTCGGGGCCAAATAGATAGCGCGGCCGCCCAACTGGGCCATTCCGACCTCAAAGGTCACTCGAGTCCTGAGCGACGGCTTCTCGAAGATCATGCCCAGTGTCTTACCGGGCAACAGTGGGTGGGCGATCCCCTTACGCTGCTGCGCTTTCAGGTCGGCAGTGAGAACAAACAGTGAGTCGATCTCTGAGGCTGTCAGATCACTGATCGACAGAAGATCCTTTTTCATGACGATTTCTCCGCCAGCACCAGATCGAGAATCTGTATCGCCTCATCCACTTCGGCCTCGCCGATAATCAGCGGCGGGACAAAACGGAGGACCTGATCGCCCGCGATCAGGATCAGCAAGCCGCGCTCCAAGCACCGTGCGACGATCGGCTTGGCCGGCACGCTCAGCTCCATGGCGAGCATCAGCCCCTTACCACGGGCATCTTTCACGAAAGAATATCGAGCAGCTAATTCCCGCAGACGGCCCAGGAAGTACGCGCCGGTCTTGGCCGCTCGCTCAGGCAATTGCGCGTCGATGATCTCCGCCAGCACCGCGTGGGCGACAGCCGTGATAAACGGGTTGCCGCCGAAGGTTGACGCATGGCTGCCCGGAACGAAAGCACCTGCTACGGCCCCCTTCGCCAGCATGGCGCCGATCGGCAACCCTCCCCCAAGTCCCTTGGCGAGCGTCATAATGTCCGGCTCGATCCGGGAGTGCTCGTAGGCAAAGAGCCGCCCGGTCCGCCCCATCCCCGTCTGGACCTCATCCAGGATCAGGAGGACCTCCCGTTCCGAACAGAGCCTCCGGAGTCCTGGCAGATATGCATCATCCGGCACCCGCACCCCTCCCTCGCCCTGGATCGGCTCAACCAGTACGGCACAGGTCCTCGAATCGATCGCCCGCTCCGCCGCCGGCAGGTCATTGAAGGGAATGTGCTTGAAGCCCGACAAGAGCGGCTCGAAGCCTTGGCTGTACTTCTCCTGACCGGTGGCGGTCACCGTCGCCATCGTCCGGCCGTGGAATGAGTCCCGCATACAGACGATCTCGTACCGGTCGGAGCTCCACCGCGCTTTGGCATAGCGGCGAGCCAACTTGATCGCCGCCTCGTTCGCCTCTGCTCCGCTATTGCAGAAAAAGGCCTGACCGCCAAATGAGTGTTCGCTCAATGCACGGGCCAACCGAATCTGCGGCTCGATGAAGTAGAGGTTCGAAACGTGCAGCAGCAGTTCCGCCTGCGCCCTGATGGCCTCCACCATTTTAGGGTGACAGTGGCCCAGGATATCTACGGCGATGCCGGCGGCACAGTCAAGGTATGACTTGCCCTCAGCGTCCCAGACCCTGGCACCGCTCCCCTTTACCAGCACGATCGGAAAGCGGGCATAGGTGTTGACCAGGTAGCAAGCCGTCTGCGTAATCAGTTCGTCGGTTACGGTCATGTGCAAAGTTCAACGTTCAAGGTGCAACGTTCAAGGTTCGGAGTTTACCGTTCAAGGTTCAAGGTTCCGGGTTCCAAACTTGGATCTGGGAACCGTTATCCGATGATCTCCGTGCCAACCCCCTCTGGCGTGAAGATCTCCAGCAGAAGGGCGTGCGGAATGGTGCCGTTCACGATATGGATTTTCCTTACCCCATTGTCAAGGGCGGTGAAACACGCCTGGGCCTTGGGTAGCATCCCTCCCGAGATGACGCCATCTGCAATCAGCCCCTTCATCTCTGCCCTACTTAACGTGGGAATGAGGGCGCCATCCTTATCCAGAATGCCGTCAGTATCGGTCAGAAGAACGAGCTTTTCTGCCTGAAGTGCGCCGGCGATCTCGCCGGCCGCCAGATCAGCATTGATGTTGTACGTTACCCCCGCCCCATCACAACCGGTCGGGGCCACTACCGGCGTGAAGCCGTCGCGCTCCAGGGCGAGGAGAATTCGTTTATCGACGGCCGTAATCTCGCCAATGAATCCCAGATCGATCTCTGGTTCGACCGGGCTCATAGGAGACTTAGCGGCTACCGTTGGGCGGGCCTTCCTCGCCCGGATCAACCCGCCATCCTTGCCCGAAAGGCCGACGGCTGACCCGCCATGCTGGTTGATAAGCGCCACCAGATCCTGATTAATCTGGCCAACCAGCACCATCTCGACGATCTTCATCGTCTCCTGATCGGTCACCCGCAACCCACCAACAAAGGTCGGCGTGAGGCCCGCTCGCTCCATCGCCCGCGTGATCTCCGGGCCGCCGCCGTGAACCACAACCGGCTGCATCCCGACATACCGCATCAGGA
Proteins encoded:
- the argF gene encoding ornithine carbamoyltransferase; the encoded protein is MKKDLLSISDLTASEIDSLFVLTADLKAQQRKGIAHPLLPGKTLGMIFEKPSLRTRVTFEVGMAQLGGRAIYLAPTDIQVGKRETVKDVAKNLERWVDGIVARTFTHQTVEELARHAAIPVINGLSDLTHPCQILADLFTLQEKCGMLHGVKVAYIGDGNNVCHSWLYGAAKIGIDLNVACPEGYEPDAGIVAASRQEAEASGGRITLLNDVRAAAEGADVLYTDVWTSMGQEAEAAKRRHDFRGFQVDAALVRLAKPDVLVMHCLPAHRGEEITDEVLDGPHSIVYDEAENRLHVQKAILVTLLGHHTP
- a CDS encoding aspartate aminotransferase family protein, with the translated sequence MTVTDELITQTACYLVNTYARFPIVLVKGSGARVWDAEGKSYLDCAAGIAVDILGHCHPKMVEAIRAQAELLLHVSNLYFIEPQIRLARALSEHSFGGQAFFCNSGAEANEAAIKLARRYAKARWSSDRYEIVCMRDSFHGRTMATVTATGQEKYSQGFEPLLSGFKHIPFNDLPAAERAIDSRTCAVLVEPIQGEGGVRVPDDAYLPGLRRLCSEREVLLILDEVQTGMGRTGRLFAYEHSRIEPDIMTLAKGLGGGLPIGAMLAKGAVAGAFVPGSHASTFGGNPFITAVAHAVLAEIIDAQLPERAAKTGAYFLGRLRELAARYSFVKDARGKGLMLAMELSVPAKPIVARCLERGLLILIAGDQVLRFVPPLIIGEAEVDEAIQILDLVLAEKSS
- the argB gene encoding acetylglutamate kinase, which encodes MVGQRKRSEVQRGIDKANVLIEALPYIRAFAGKTVVVKYGGAAMNDETLKQSVALDVILMRYVGMQPVVVHGGGPEITRAMERAGLTPTFVGGLRVTDQETMKIVEMVLVGQINQDLVALINQHGGSAVGLSGKDGGLIRARKARPTVAAKSPMSPVEPEIDLGFIGEITAVDKRILLALERDGFTPVVAPTGCDGAGVTYNINADLAAGEIAGALQAEKLVLLTDTDGILDKDGALIPTLSRAEMKGLIADGVISGGMLPKAQACFTALDNGVRKIHIVNGTIPHALLLEIFTPEGVGTEIIG